From the genome of Deltaproteobacteria bacterium:
CCTCCACAAGCATGCGGTGCGCTCTCTGGTGTGAAAAACGGCAATGGACGATCACTGGACGGCCGTGATATTTTGCTATCTCGAGAAGGCGAGCAAATACCTGCCACTGGATTTTTTTCTTAACCTTGCACTTGTAATCAAGACCAACCTCGCCGAGCGCCACGCAGGAATCCAGCTGCTCCTCAATAAAACGAATGTTTTCCTCTATCCCCTCCTGGTGAATCGACCAGGGATGATAGCCGATGGCTGGATAGACGGTGCCAGCAAAACGTCGAGCCAGTTCCATTGTCCTGCGGTTGGATTCCCTGTCCACACCCACAGCCACAATCGCCCGGATGCCAGCTTCTTTTGCTCCCGCCAGAATTCCGGCAATGTCAGTCATTTCCTCGAGATGTGCGTGGGTGTCTATCATTCCGCTTCCACCAGTTGCGGCTACTCTTCATCATTTCTCACTCAGCTTTGTCCTCGCCGCCACAACCTCCTTGCGAAAAGAGAGTGACACAAATGTATTGAAAGAGAGCTCGGGAGGGAAAAGGGCAACCCGATCATTTTGCTGCAGCACTGTTTCAGCAGTTGCGCCTCTGCCGTTTACCAGGATCAGCTTGACTCGCTCAACCGCCAGGCCAATGATCAACAGGAGATCATGGACAGTGCTCTCTGCCGGCAAAACTAGCTCTTTCTCCTGCCGCCCGTTGCCCCCTTCGTACCGCAATGATCCACCGAGAAGTAATTGTACAGTCATCATACTCCTGAATACTGCTTGGGCCATACTATGAAGGGGGGCCAGAGCCCCCCTTGTTGCCTCTCTACAGTGTGCTGCTTCTAGAACTGCAGGACCTGATCGAGTTCCTGCTCTGAAACGTCGAAAACAGTCTTGTGGGGCGGCAGCGGTTCCTTGGTGAAGAAGTCGGGAAGCCGATCATCAGCAGAGGTGAAGCCGGCGGCAAAATTGAATTGGCGCTCAGCTTTGATAATCTGCTTGCCGTATTCAGTCACGTCATCCAGGGTCAGGTTCCAGCCGTAAAGAG
Proteins encoded in this window:
- a CDS encoding TatD family hydrolase, whose amino-acid sequence is MIDTHAHLEEMTDIAGILAGAKEAGIRAIVAVGVDRESNRRTMELARRFAGTVYPAIGYHPWSIHQEGIEENIRFIEEQLDSCVALGEVGLDYKCKVKKKIQWQVFARLLEIAKYHGRPVIVHCRFSHQRAHRMLVEAGIEQAVFHWYSGPLEVLEKILEDGYYISATPALVYSEPQQAAMHMAPLNRILVETDSPVVYQGKPAEPADLLLTLQELSRIKRIDLETVSRETAVNAREFFHI
- a CDS encoding MoaD/ThiS family protein, whose protein sequence is MMTVQLLLGGSLRYEGGNGRQEKELVLPAESTVHDLLLIIGLAVERVKLILVNGRGATAETVLQQNDRVALFPPELSFNTFVSLSFRKEVVAARTKLSEK